One part of the Schistocerca piceifrons isolate TAMUIC-IGC-003096 chromosome 2, iqSchPice1.1, whole genome shotgun sequence genome encodes these proteins:
- the LOC124772579 gene encoding uncharacterized protein LOC124772579, with product MVGNQNRKNVVCYKCKIPGHLKSKYSNSDNDKRQNKTSGVFSAVFISGFFDRSNWYVDSGASAHLTENEEWMKNKVTDLNMDKMMFANHTEIPFLRSVEVDLTTAVGKKSFYITVKILCAPELTKNLLSVSGLIEKGFFFELNSDQCNIYNNHNELVATAVLINGVYKLKTDRGSDILEMSTA from the coding sequence ATGGTAGGAAACCAAAACAGGAAGAATGTTGTTTGCTATAAATGCAAGATACCAGGACATTTAAAAAGTAAGTATTCTAACAGTGACAATGATAAAAGACAAAACAAAACTTCAGGTGTTTTCAGTGCAGTGTTTATAAGTGGCTTTTTCGACAGAAGTAACTGGTATGTTGATTCAGGGGCTAGTGCACATCTCACAGAAAATGAAGAATGGATGAAAAACAAAGTAACTGATCTTAACATGGATAAAATGATGTTTGCAAATCATACAGAAATACCATTTTTGCGCTCTGTAGAAGTTGATTTGACAACGGCTGTTGGAAAGaaatctttttatattactgtaaaaatattgtgtgctccAGAACTAACTAAAAATTTGCTATCTGTGAGCGGTTTGATTGAAAAAGGATTTTTTTTCGAACTGAATAGTGACCAGTGCAATATTTATAACAATCACAATGAACTAGTTGCAACTGCAGTTCTGATTAATGGTGTGTACAAGCTAAAAACTGACAGAGGAAGTGATATTTTAGAAATGAGTACAGCATGA